The nucleotide sequence GACGGAGGAGACGCGCCCGCTGTTCGACGGCGAGGAGGGGCGCGTCTCGTGGGACTACCCGATCACGGGCGTCGAATCGGTCGAGGCGCTGCCGTTCGAGCCCGAGTGGTTGAACATCAAACCCTCCCGGTTCGGCACCGTCGAGTCGCTCTTCGAGACGATCGAGTGGGCCGAGGCGCGCGACGTCAGCCTGTACGGCGGCGGCCAGTTCGAGTTGGGCGTCGGTCGCGACCAGATCCAATTGCTCGCCTCGCTGTTCTACCCCGACGGGCCGAACGACGTCGCACCCGGCGACTACAACGACCCGGACGTCGTTTCCGGGTTACCGACCAGTCCGCTCGACGCGCCCGAAAACGGGGTCGGACTGGACTGGGCGTAGTTCCCGGACGCGCCCGGCCACGTCCTGTCGGGAGTCGAACCCTACCGCGGCTAGCGTGTCTATACTAACGACAACGTCGACCATACGGAACCGTATGGCGAACGTACAACGGGCCGCGGCGGAGTACGAGATCCGTCGCTACTGTCCCCGAGACCGGGCCGGATTCCTGTCGCTGTACGAGTCGGTCTGGGGACGACCGAAGGGGCGCGCGTGGTTCGACTGGCGCTTCGAGTCGAACCCCTACGCCGACCGCGTCGAAATCATCGTCGCCGAACACCGCGGGACGGTCGTCGGCGCGGAACCGCTACTCGCGTTCCCGCTCGCCACCGACGAGGGATCGATCACGGCCAGACAGCCGGTCGACTGGATCGTCCATCCCGATCACAGACGCAGGGGCCTCTTCACGCGGATGACCGAGGAGTTGCTCTCGACGGCGGCCGAGCGGACGCCGCTGCTTTTCAACTTTCCGAGCGCTCTCCTCCGACCGGGACTCGAAAAGTTCGACTGGACGGAGCTGGGCTCTGTGCCGACGAGGTATCGGCTTCACAACCTGACCCGCTTCGCGCCGGAGGACGGGGGGCTCGTGCCGCGGGCGATCGGCGTCGCCGCCCGGGCCGGCTCCCCGGCGCTTCGGACCTGCCTCGGCGCAGTCGAACGGGCGACCTCGCGATCGACAGCCGTCGACGTCGACCGGGTAGACAGGGTCGACGTCCCGGCGGTCCGCGCGGTCTACCGCGACACCCGCCCGGACGCGATTCACGTGCCCCGCGAGGAGCCGTTTCTCGCGTGGCGGTTCTCGAACCCTCGGTGGGAGACGACGACCTACGTGGCCCGGGAGGGCGAGCGACCGGTCGCGACGATCGTCGCCGCGACGGAACGGGTCGACGACTCGGTGCTCACACGAATTCTCGACGTCCAGCCGATGGGGGGCGACGGAGAGCGGGCGGCAGCGTTCGAAGCCGCGCTCTGCGCCCTCGTGAGTGATCACACGGCCTCGGACTGTCTCGAAGCGGCCGCGACGCCCTTCCCGGAGGTCTTGCGCCGCCACGGGTTCCTGAGCGACGCCGGATTCCCGCTCGCTCACGTGTCGACGCCGACGACGCACGCCGTCCGTCCGCTCACCTCGGACGTCGACAACGCGCTCGGGTGCGACGTCCTCGACGCCGAGGAGTGGATTCTCGCCATGGGCGACCGCGACGTCGCCTGATATCGTGACAACGCCCGGCGCAGCGGACCTCTCTCCTGATCCGTTTCGCCTCGTTTACGCGTCCTCGAACCCGTCCTCGAAGACGAACGTGCCGTTTCGCTGGACGGTCTCGCCGTCGACTTCGATCACCGAATCCTCGCTCATATCGACGATCATATCGACGTGCTCGGCGCTCTCGTTGCGCTCGTTGCCCTCGCCGACGGTCTCCGGGTACGCCGACCCGACGGCCATATGGACGGTATCGCCCATCTTCTCGTCGAAGAGCATATTGTACGTGAACCGGTCGATCGCGCGGTTCATCCCGATTCCGAGTTCGCCGAGGTAGCGCGCGCCCTCGTCGGTCGCGAAGATCCCATCGAGGACTTCCTCGTTTCGCCCCGCGCTGTAGGACTCGACGCGACCGTCCTCGAATCGCACGCGGACGTCCTCGATCTCGCGTCCCTGCCGGTACAGCGGCATATCGAAGTACACCTCGCCGTCGACCTCGTCTCGCACGGGCGCGGTGAACACCTCGCCGCCCGGGAGGTTCTTCTCGCCGAAGTCGTTCAGCGTCTCGTTCCCCGCGAGACTCATCGTCACGTCCGTCTCCTCGCCCGAACGGATGCGGATTTCGTCGGCGTCGTCGAGGATCTCGACCATCCGCTGTTGGTGCTCGCGCTGGGCGTCCCAATCGAGGCTGACGGCGTCCCAGACGAAGTCTTCGTAGGCCTCTGTGCTCATCCCAGCGAGCTGGGCGTTGCCGCTTGTGGGAAACTGCGTGAGACACCACGTCTTCGAGAGCCGCTCTTGGAGCACTGGCTGCATCGCCCGGCGGTACGCCGCGTTGCGCTCGGGGTCGACGTCGGCGGTCTCGGTCGCGTTGACGTCGCCGCGGACGGCGATGTAGGCGTCCATCTCCTCGTACATCGCGAGCAGGTGCTCGGGCGTCTCGAAGTCGCCCTCGCGGTTCCGAAGGAACGCGCGGGTCGCTCGGGAGTCACTGTTGATCGACACCGGGTGTGCGCCGCGCTCTGCGCACTCCTCGTGGAGCGCGACCACCAGATCTTCGGCGGCGGCCGGCGCGCTGATCACGACGCGGTCGCCGGCGTCGATTCCCGTCGAATGGTCGGCGACGATCCGTGCGTGTTCGCGGATTCGCGGGTCCATACTCGAAGATCGGCGGTGCGGACCAAACGCCTTTCGCCA is from Halobellus sp. LT62 and encodes:
- a CDS encoding GNAT family N-acetyltransferase: MANVQRAAAEYEIRRYCPRDRAGFLSLYESVWGRPKGRAWFDWRFESNPYADRVEIIVAEHRGTVVGAEPLLAFPLATDEGSITARQPVDWIVHPDHRRRGLFTRMTEELLSTAAERTPLLFNFPSALLRPGLEKFDWTELGSVPTRYRLHNLTRFAPEDGGLVPRAIGVAARAGSPALRTCLGAVERATSRSTAVDVDRVDRVDVPAVRAVYRDTRPDAIHVPREEPFLAWRFSNPRWETTTYVAREGERPVATIVAATERVDDSVLTRILDVQPMGGDGERAAAFEAALCALVSDHTASDCLEAAATPFPEVLRRHGFLSDAGFPLAHVSTPTTHAVRPLTSDVDNALGCDVLDAEEWILAMGDRDVA
- a CDS encoding aminopeptidase, whose protein sequence is MDPRIREHARIVADHSTGIDAGDRVVISAPAAAEDLVVALHEECAERGAHPVSINSDSRATRAFLRNREGDFETPEHLLAMYEEMDAYIAVRGDVNATETADVDPERNAAYRRAMQPVLQERLSKTWCLTQFPTSGNAQLAGMSTEAYEDFVWDAVSLDWDAQREHQQRMVEILDDADEIRIRSGEETDVTMSLAGNETLNDFGEKNLPGGEVFTAPVRDEVDGEVYFDMPLYRQGREIEDVRVRFEDGRVESYSAGRNEEVLDGIFATDEGARYLGELGIGMNRAIDRFTYNMLFDEKMGDTVHMAVGSAYPETVGEGNERNESAEHVDMIVDMSEDSVIEVDGETVQRNGTFVFEDGFEDA